The Pseudomonas sp. FP198 genomic interval TTTCGAGGTGGTTCCCGCGCCGATGGGGTTTCTCGGCCAGGATAACGCCCGGCCATTGGGCGGCTGGATGCCGGAGTTCAAGTCGATCTGGCAGTCGGGACAGTTGATGAATGAAGCGGTGGGGCAGGTGGGGTATTGGTTGTTCTACCGCTGACTTATCAAGGTGAACGCTATTGTGGCGAGGGAGCTTGCTCCCGCTGGCCTGCGAAGCAGGCCCCAGCAGTGCTTCAGGTAAACCGCACTGTCCGGTTTTGCGACTGCTGCGCAGCCGAGCGGGAGCAAGCTCCCTCGCCACAGAGATATCCAGCCCTACAAGAGGTGTGTCAAACGGTCCTGGCCATCCGTCCGGCCATCAACGCCCAGCCCAGCAGCAACACGCACAGGATGATCAACGGCCACGAACGCCATTGCAGGTAAGGCGTCAGGGCTTGCATCGGCACCACTTCGCCGTAGAGGATGCCGCGCTCGAATTGCGGGATGCTGACGGTGATCTGGCCGAAGGGGTTGATCAGGCCGGTCACGCCGTTGTTGGTGGCACGAATCATCCAGCGGCCGGCTTCCAGCGCGCGCATCTGCGCCATTTGCAGATGCTGTAACGGGCCGATCGAAGTGCCGAACCAGGTGTCGTTGCTGATGGTCAGCAGCAGGTCGCTACGCGCCGAAAGGCTGGCGGCGAATTCCGGGTAGACCACTTCGTAGCAGATGAACGGGGCGATCTGGTAACCCTTCGCTTGCAGCAGCGGCTGATCGGCCGGACCCCGGGCGAAATCCGACATGGGTAAGTCGAAGAATGCGATCAGCCCGCGCAGCAGGTCCTGCAGCGGCACGTACTCGCCGAAGGGCACGAGTTTCTGCTTGAGGTAGGTGCCATCGCCTTCGCCGGTCACGGTGATGCCGTTGAAGTAGCGTTTCTCGTGGCGCACCAGTTGGCGAATCGGCACGCCGGTGATCAGCGCCGAATGCCGCTCGGCGGCGAAGCTGCCCATCATGTCCAGATAACCCTGAGCGGATTCCTTGAGCACCGGCACCGCGGTTTCCGGCCAGACCAGCAGGTCGACGCGCTTGGAACTGAGGCTCATGTCACGGTACAGGGCCAATTGCGCGTTGAGCTGTTCGGGGTCCCACTTCATGCTTTGTTCGATATTGCCCTGGATCGCCGCCACGCTCAGCGGGTCGCCCGAAGGACTGGTCCAGGCGTGGCCCTTGAGCGCCATGCCGGCGACCCACGGACCGACCAGCAGCACCAGGCCCGCCGCGATGAAGCCCTTGCGCCCGGCGCGCAGCAGGCAGGAAGCGTTGTACAGCAGCGCGGCGGTCAGGGCGAGGGTGAAGGAAATCAGCCACATCCCGCCCAGCGGCGCGAGCCCCGCCAGCGGGCCGTCGAGCTGGCTATAGCCGGAATAAAGCCACGGGAAACCGGTCAGGAACCAGCCGCGGAAAGCTTCCTGGCCCAACCACAGCGCGGCGAAGGCCAGAGCGTCGGCCAGGGGCGCTTCGTTGCGCCGCAGCCAGCGCGCCCACAGCCAGGCGGGCAGGGCAAAAAACCAGGCGATGGCGGCGATGAACAACAGCATCAACAGACCGGCGAGCAGCACCGAGGCGCCGCCGAAGTTGTGGATACTGACGTAGATCCAGCTGGTGCCGGCGCCAAACAGGCCGAAACCGAAACACCAACCACGGCCCAGGGCCTGGCGGGGCGAGAGTTCGCGCAAGCCGGCGTAGAACAACCCGACCGCGAGCAATGCCAGCGGCCAGATGTCGAAGGGTGCCAACGCCAGGGTGGTGATCGCGCCGGCCGCCACGGCCAGCAGGTTACCGGGCCAGCCGGGGCGGGTTATCCAGCGCATGTGTTTCCTTAGCGGGTCTCGCAGGGGTTAACGGGCAATGGGTGACAGGCGCAGCAGATGGATCCGGCGACTGTCGGCATTCAGGATGCGGAAGCGCCAGGAGCCGATCTCGGTGGTTTCGTTACGCTTGGGCAGGTGCCCGAAAGCCGCTCATGACCAGGCCGCCGACGGTATCGAACTCATCGTCGGAAAACTCGCTGTCGAAGAACTCGTTGAAGTTCTCGATGGGCGTCAGGGCCTTGATCAGGAAGTCACCGCTGGGCAGGGGCTTGATGTAGCTGTCTTCCTCGACATCGTGTTCGTCCTCGATGTCGCCGACGATCTGCTCAAGCACATCCTCGATGGTGACGAGCCCGGCCACGCCACCGTATTCGTCGATGACGATGGCCATGTGATTGTGATTGGCGCGGAACTCGCGCAGCAGCACGTTAAGGCGCTTGGACTCGGGCACGAAAGTGGCCGGACGCAGCAAGTCCTTGATGTTGAAGCTGTCGCCGTTCTCCTGGAGGATCAGCGGCAGCAGATCCTTGGCCAGCAGCACGCCCATGACGTCGTCATGGCTCTCGCCGACGACCGGGTAGCGCGAGTGAGCGGAATCGACCACGGCCGGCAGGAATTCGCGGGGAGTCTGGGTCGCCTTGATGCTGACCATCTGCGAGCGCGGGACCATGATGTCCCGCACTTGCAGGTCAGCGACCTGGATGGCGCCTTCGACGATGGCCAGCGCTTCGCTGTCCAACAGTTTGTTCTGGTGTGCATCGCGCAGCAGCTCCAGCAGCTCCTGGCGGTTTTTCGGCTCATGGGCAAAAGCCTGGGTGAGCTTGCCCAGCCATGACTTCTGCCCGTTGG includes:
- the lnt gene encoding apolipoprotein N-acyltransferase — its product is MRWITRPGWPGNLLAVAAGAITTLALAPFDIWPLALLAVGLFYAGLRELSPRQALGRGWCFGFGLFGAGTSWIYVSIHNFGGASVLLAGLLMLLFIAAIAWFFALPAWLWARWLRRNEAPLADALAFAALWLGQEAFRGWFLTGFPWLYSGYSQLDGPLAGLAPLGGMWLISFTLALTAALLYNASCLLRAGRKGFIAAGLVLLVGPWVAGMALKGHAWTSPSGDPLSVAAIQGNIEQSMKWDPEQLNAQLALYRDMSLSSKRVDLLVWPETAVPVLKESAQGYLDMMGSFAAERHSALITGVPIRQLVRHEKRYFNGITVTGEGDGTYLKQKLVPFGEYVPLQDLLRGLIAFFDLPMSDFARGPADQPLLQAKGYQIAPFICYEVVYPEFAASLSARSDLLLTISNDTWFGTSIGPLQHLQMAQMRALEAGRWMIRATNNGVTGLINPFGQITVSIPQFERGILYGEVVPMQALTPYLQWRSWPLIILCVLLLGWALMAGRMARTV